Proteins encoded together in one uncultured Desulfobacter sp. window:
- the pdxA gene encoding 4-hydroxythreonine-4-phosphate dehydrogenase PdxA translates to MNTRSHHPVLGITMGDPAGIGPEIIIKSLADPEIMNLCTPVVLGDFEILKKADIDSSVLNKLVKTDELNCDFPNFPKGFLISLSSLNPDVTELDAPTPETGRAMETYINTGVDLALSGAIDALVTAPITKTGLKMAGSSFHGHTELIADRTGTDNFAMMMAGPRLKVVLTTIHIPLSQVSNLLSSQEITRIINLTQDTLITRFGINNPRLAVAGLNPHAGEQGMFGNQEADIILPAIKKAQEQGFDITGPYPPDTVFFHAVEGRFDAVICMYHDQGLIPFKLVHFRDGVNTTIGLPIIRTSVDHGTAYDIAWTGKADPYSMKEAIKMAAVQAVNQKKYGMNNGK, encoded by the coding sequence ATGAATACCCGTTCACACCATCCTGTTCTTGGTATAACCATGGGAGATCCTGCAGGTATTGGACCTGAAATAATTATCAAAAGCCTTGCTGACCCTGAGATTATGAATTTATGCACCCCTGTCGTTTTAGGCGACTTTGAGATCCTTAAAAAGGCTGATATTGATTCAAGCGTTCTTAACAAGTTAGTCAAGACAGACGAATTAAATTGCGATTTTCCCAATTTTCCTAAGGGGTTTCTGATTAGCCTTTCCAGCCTGAACCCGGATGTTACTGAATTAGACGCCCCCACCCCGGAGACCGGAAGAGCCATGGAAACCTATATTAATACCGGGGTGGACCTTGCGCTGTCAGGAGCCATTGATGCCCTGGTCACAGCCCCCATTACCAAAACCGGCCTGAAAATGGCCGGGTCATCATTTCATGGCCATACAGAATTAATTGCAGATAGAACAGGTACAGACAATTTTGCTATGATGATGGCAGGACCACGTCTGAAAGTAGTTTTAACCACGATTCACATCCCCTTATCCCAGGTATCGAATCTGCTAAGCAGCCAGGAGATAACAAGAATCATCAACCTGACCCAAGACACCCTGATCACAAGATTCGGTATCAATAATCCGAGACTTGCCGTGGCAGGTCTAAATCCCCATGCGGGCGAACAGGGTATGTTTGGCAATCAGGAAGCGGATATCATTTTACCAGCAATAAAAAAGGCACAGGAACAAGGTTTTGATATTACAGGTCCCTACCCGCCGGATACTGTATTTTTCCATGCTGTTGAGGGACGTTTTGATGCTGTTATCTGCATGTATCACGACCAGGGGCTCATTCCCTTCAAACTGGTGCATTTCAGGGACGGGGTGAACACCACCATCGGGCTTCCCATCATTCGCACATCCGTGGACCACGGTACAGCCTATGACATTGCCTGGACAGGAAAAGCTGACCCATATAGCATGAAAGAGGCCATTAAAATGGCGGCTGTCCAGGCGGTTAATCAAAAAAAATACGGCATGAATAATGGCAAATGA
- a CDS encoding type I restriction enzyme HsdR N-terminal domain-containing protein has protein sequence MNENSHHLILGELVDFLSGKTITDTHDERYRQQIARHLVNELGFDKSKIEAGREITIHTGDRSAVVTADFLVYRNQRAVMMINYAPGSLVTRRLPTLALSRLIFDYQIPFVVVTNGQDAELISGETGKVQGEGMSAIPGPDHDMITSLPDEFETVSAKRRSQAEKIAFACLVDGSCMVENYCDEC, from the coding sequence ATGAATGAAAATTCCCACCACCTGATTCTTGGTGAACTTGTTGATTTTTTAAGTGGCAAAACGATTACGGACACCCACGATGAACGGTACCGCCAGCAAATTGCCCGGCATCTGGTGAACGAGCTGGGGTTTGATAAATCAAAGATTGAGGCGGGACGGGAAATAACAATCCACACCGGTGACCGCAGTGCGGTTGTTACTGCTGATTTTCTGGTTTACAGGAATCAACGTGCGGTTATGATGATCAACTATGCCCCAGGCTCTCTTGTGACTCGGCGGCTGCCGACCCTGGCATTGTCGCGGCTGATCTTTGATTACCAGATCCCTTTTGTGGTTGTTACCAATGGCCAGGATGCTGAACTGATTTCAGGAGAAACCGGAAAGGTCCAAGGGGAGGGGATGTCCGCCATTCCCGGGCCAGATCATGATATGATAACTTCTTTACCGGATGAATTTGAAACAGTGTCTGCCAAAAGGCGCAGTCAGGCAGAAAAGATCGCTTTTGCCTGCCTGGTGGACGGATCCTGTATGGTGGAAAATTATTGTGACGAATGCTGA
- a CDS encoding acyltransferase, with translation MLDFLPSPVKGALSFIGYLLNTICLTVPLILTSILKSIIPFKGLIVLLDKFLIWIATLWISINGLNCDLFNKIDWQVNGLTQLKKKDWYLVISNHQSWVDILVLQKIFNRKIPMLKFFLKKELIWVPFLGLAWWALDFPFMKRYSKKFLEANPHLKGKDLERTRKACEKFKHTPVSVMNFVEGTRFTPEKHKRQNSPFARLLLPKAGGIAFVLGSMGEYLHNIVNVAIAYPDGVPTFWDYISGKTKQIIVDVDVFPVNERLIGDYFNNDGYKQQFCDWLNQIWQEKDKKLKELLFYDQPDQSPAWSGQSHVKKLKN, from the coding sequence ATGCTGGATTTTCTTCCCTCCCCGGTTAAGGGGGCGCTTTCATTTATTGGATATTTACTCAACACCATTTGTTTGACTGTGCCTTTGATTTTAACATCTATTTTAAAATCTATAATCCCCTTTAAAGGGTTAATTGTGTTGCTGGACAAATTCCTTATTTGGATTGCAACTCTGTGGATCAGTATCAACGGCCTAAATTGTGATCTGTTCAACAAAATAGACTGGCAGGTGAACGGGTTGACCCAGCTGAAAAAAAAGGACTGGTATCTTGTCATCTCCAACCACCAGTCCTGGGTTGACATTCTGGTACTGCAAAAAATTTTTAACCGTAAAATCCCCATGCTGAAATTTTTCCTGAAAAAAGAACTAATCTGGGTACCTTTTTTAGGCCTTGCCTGGTGGGCCCTGGATTTTCCGTTCATGAAACGCTATTCAAAAAAATTTCTTGAAGCAAATCCCCACCTGAAAGGGAAGGATCTTGAAAGGACCCGCAAGGCGTGTGAAAAATTCAAGCATACCCCGGTGTCAGTGATGAATTTTGTGGAAGGCACCCGGTTTACCCCGGAAAAACATAAACGCCAAAACTCACCCTTTGCCCGTCTTCTTTTACCCAAGGCAGGGGGCATTGCCTTTGTACTTGGCTCCATGGGCGAATACCTTCACAATATTGTCAATGTCGCGATCGCCTATCCGGACGGGGTGCCGACCTTCTGGGATTACATTTCAGGCAAAACAAAACAGATCATAGTGGACGTGGACGTATTCCCTGTAAACGAAAGGTTGATCGGTGATTATTTTAATAATGATGGGTATAAGCAACAATTCTGTGATTGGCTCAATCAAATCTGGCAGGAGAAGGATAAAAAACTGAAAGAACTGCTTTTTTATGACCAGCCAGACCAGTCCCCGGCCTGGTCTGGACAATCACATGTAAAAAAACTCAAAAATTAA
- the dnaA gene encoding chromosomal replication initiator protein DnaA: MDSFLEEVKSHIKELVPDHCYRMWIEPVVLSTHDAETIVLSVPNDFYVKRLKENYLGYFEEGFLGLGKKARIEFKVGKKKNKSVQVKSGSVPAKKGQFPKSRIQKSTGVLPVIPIADSVPPEFHPQLPGMTPAFNCGRMLKKNFTFDDFVVGDNSSFAYTASLYLAQGKLNGTGVLFLLGKTGLGKSHLSQAVGHHMLAHEGGQRVFYVTAEDFTNEMIYSLRNNSIDQFKEKYRLKCDVLILEDVHFLTGKSATQKELAMTLDYLIDADKKIIFSGCERPDEIPKLNENLKSRLNMGVVTEIKAPDFNTRVKILNKKSKAIQCILPTPVTEYIAQEACDDVRQLESAMLSVVTRGQLMKRNIDLELARCVLENVNGARKRITIDLIKKLVCEEFDVSEQELLSKSRKHRIVKPRQVAMFLSKKYTDQPIKQIGASFKRYHATAIYSVNAIEKELKQKGQRYEQIQYLTGKLESGRF; the protein is encoded by the coding sequence ATGGATTCGTTTTTAGAAGAAGTCAAATCACATATTAAAGAATTAGTTCCAGATCATTGTTATCGAATGTGGATTGAACCCGTGGTATTGTCCACCCACGATGCTGAAACTATTGTCTTGTCAGTACCCAATGACTTCTATGTCAAACGGCTCAAAGAGAACTATCTTGGCTATTTTGAAGAAGGTTTCTTAGGGTTGGGCAAAAAAGCACGCATCGAATTCAAAGTCGGTAAGAAAAAAAACAAATCCGTTCAGGTCAAGTCCGGTTCCGTCCCTGCTAAAAAAGGCCAGTTCCCTAAAAGCCGTATTCAAAAATCAACGGGTGTATTGCCTGTCATTCCTATAGCAGACAGTGTGCCTCCTGAATTTCACCCCCAGCTTCCCGGCATGACTCCGGCATTTAATTGCGGGCGTATGCTTAAAAAGAATTTTACCTTTGATGACTTTGTGGTGGGGGATAATTCGAGTTTTGCCTATACTGCCTCTTTATATCTGGCCCAAGGGAAACTTAACGGAACCGGTGTGCTTTTTCTTTTAGGCAAGACCGGTCTTGGTAAAAGCCACCTGTCCCAGGCCGTCGGTCACCATATGCTTGCCCATGAAGGAGGGCAGCGGGTATTTTATGTCACGGCAGAGGATTTTACCAATGAAATGATCTATTCGTTGAGAAATAACAGTATTGATCAGTTTAAGGAGAAGTACCGTCTTAAATGTGATGTGCTGATTCTGGAAGATGTCCATTTTTTGACCGGAAAGTCCGCCACCCAGAAAGAGCTTGCCATGACCCTGGACTATCTGATCGATGCAGATAAGAAAATTATTTTTTCGGGCTGTGAACGGCCTGATGAGATCCCTAAACTAAATGAAAATCTGAAATCCAGACTGAATATGGGGGTTGTTACGGAGATTAAGGCACCGGATTTTAATACTCGTGTAAAAATTTTAAATAAAAAATCCAAAGCCATTCAGTGTATTTTGCCCACACCTGTGACCGAATATATTGCCCAGGAAGCGTGTGATGATGTCCGTCAGCTTGAAAGTGCTATGCTAAGCGTTGTTACCAGGGGGCAGTTGATGAAACGGAACATTGATCTTGAGCTTGCCAGGTGCGTGCTTGAGAACGTGAATGGGGCGCGAAAACGCATAACCATTGACTTGATCAAAAAACTGGTTTGTGAAGAGTTTGATGTATCCGAACAGGAACTTCTGTCTAAATCCAGAAAACACCGCATTGTTAAACCCCGCCAGGTAGCGATGTTCCTGTCAAAAAAATATACCGATCAGCCCATAAAGCAAATTGGTGCCAGTTTTAAGCGTTACCATGCAACAGCCATCTATTCCGTCAATGCGATTGAAAAGGAATTGAAGCAAAAAGGTCAGCGTTACGAGCAGATCCAGTATCTGACCGGCAAGCTTGAATCAGGTCGATTTTGA
- the uvrA gene encoding excinuclease ABC subunit UvrA codes for MANDHIIIKGARTHNLKNIDVSIPKNSLTVITGLSGSGKSTLAFDTLYAEGQRRYVESLSTYARQFLGQMDKPDVDAIEGLSPAIAIEQKTASHNPRSTVGTVTEIYDYLRLLFARAGTPHCHICGKPISSASIDQIIQNILNPLPEKAQKIMVLAPVVTNKKGGHAKLIHHLKKEGFARVKIDGDVCLIEDTPTLDKKKAHNIDVVVDRLILKQGIEQRLTDSVETALTLAQGQVIIDNLDLKTQTLFSENATCHTCGISYPQFSPATFSFNSPHGACPHCDGLGHLTEFDPEKIVPNHHLSLRQGAVLPWAGKDSVRHMEFLDALVTHYNEDIYTPFKDLSADFQRVILHGSGTHKIPFYVEQAGKKIVYDKAFEGIVEQLSRRFRDTKSASVRQDLGKYMGRKVCSKCHGSRLNPGASAVQVAETTIQQITAMSVKHAIDFIKTLHLTGREKAVSESILAELSQRLCFLDDVGLEYLTLDRSAATLSGGESQRIRLATQIGSKLSGVLYVLDEPSIGLHQRDNARLLRTLMHLKGLGNTVLVVEHDEETVLAADHIVDVGPKAGINGGQVMFSGTPEALLKESCLTGLYLSGKRKISVPETRRTSTQKFLTVQKASENNLKDIDVSFPIGCLTCVTGVSGSGKSTLVLSTLYQALASTLNRSEKPVGKHAAISGMEYIDRVIHIDQSPIGKTPRSNPGTYTGVLTHIRELFAQTPEAKARGYKAGRFSFNIKGGRCESCKGDGIVKIEMHFLPDVYVTCDVCKGMQFNKETLEIKYKGKNIAQVLDMTVNQALDFFDNISSIRHTLVTLVETGLGYIKLGQAATTLSGGEAQRIKIARELSKKSTGKTIYILDEPTTGLHTDDIKKLLAVLDQLVDAGNTVVVIEHHLDVIKCADYVIDLGPEGGDQGGQIIAQGTPEQVAGSSLSHTGFYLNRVLKNQHSSQ; via the coding sequence ATGGCAAATGATCACATCATAATTAAAGGGGCCAGAACCCATAACCTGAAAAATATTGATGTCAGCATCCCGAAAAACAGTTTGACCGTGATCACCGGACTTTCAGGTTCCGGAAAATCCACCCTGGCCTTTGACACCCTCTATGCCGAAGGCCAAAGACGCTACGTGGAATCTTTATCCACCTATGCCCGCCAATTTTTAGGCCAGATGGACAAACCGGATGTGGATGCCATCGAGGGGCTTTCCCCCGCCATTGCCATTGAACAAAAGACCGCCTCCCACAACCCAAGATCCACCGTTGGAACCGTCACGGAAATTTATGACTACCTGCGACTTCTTTTTGCCAGGGCCGGCACCCCCCACTGCCATATCTGCGGCAAACCCATTTCATCTGCATCCATTGACCAGATTATACAAAACATCCTTAATCCATTGCCTGAAAAGGCGCAGAAAATTATGGTGCTGGCCCCTGTGGTCACAAATAAAAAAGGCGGGCACGCAAAGCTTATCCATCACCTTAAAAAAGAAGGATTTGCAAGGGTTAAAATTGACGGAGATGTCTGCTTAATTGAAGATACACCAACCCTTGATAAGAAAAAGGCGCATAACATCGATGTTGTGGTGGACCGACTGATTTTAAAACAAGGGATCGAACAGCGGCTGACCGATTCCGTTGAAACGGCACTGACGCTCGCCCAAGGTCAGGTGATCATAGACAACCTGGACCTGAAAACCCAGACTCTTTTCAGTGAAAACGCCACCTGCCACACCTGCGGCATCTCTTATCCGCAATTTTCTCCTGCCACGTTTTCCTTTAATTCTCCCCATGGGGCATGCCCCCATTGTGACGGTCTGGGACACCTGACCGAATTCGATCCGGAAAAAATTGTCCCGAACCACCATCTATCCCTGCGCCAAGGGGCGGTTTTGCCATGGGCCGGGAAAGATTCTGTTCGCCATATGGAATTTCTGGACGCCTTGGTGACCCATTATAATGAAGATATCTACACCCCCTTTAAAGACCTTTCCGCGGATTTCCAAAGGGTTATTCTTCATGGGTCGGGTACCCATAAAATCCCTTTTTATGTTGAACAAGCCGGCAAAAAAATTGTCTATGACAAAGCCTTTGAAGGTATAGTTGAGCAACTATCCCGACGTTTTCGGGATACAAAATCAGCCTCTGTCAGGCAAGATCTTGGCAAATATATGGGCCGGAAAGTCTGCTCCAAGTGTCATGGGTCCCGCTTGAACCCCGGCGCTTCAGCAGTACAGGTGGCGGAAACAACCATTCAACAGATTACGGCCATGTCCGTCAAACACGCTATTGATTTTATAAAGACCCTTCATTTAACAGGCCGGGAAAAAGCAGTGTCTGAATCCATTCTTGCCGAACTGTCCCAACGACTTTGCTTTCTGGACGATGTGGGTCTTGAATATCTGACCCTTGACCGGTCTGCCGCAACCCTTTCGGGTGGAGAGAGCCAGCGCATCCGCTTGGCCACCCAGATCGGTTCAAAACTTTCCGGGGTCCTTTATGTACTTGATGAACCCAGCATCGGTCTCCATCAGCGGGACAATGCCCGTCTGCTACGCACGCTGATGCATCTAAAGGGCCTGGGCAATACCGTGCTGGTGGTGGAACACGATGAAGAGACCGTGCTGGCTGCAGATCACATTGTTGATGTCGGGCCAAAAGCTGGTATTAACGGCGGACAAGTGATGTTTTCAGGCACGCCCGAAGCATTGCTCAAAGAATCCTGCCTTACAGGATTGTATCTGTCCGGAAAAAGAAAAATATCTGTGCCGGAAACCAGACGAACCAGCACCCAAAAATTTTTAACTGTCCAAAAGGCAAGTGAAAACAACCTTAAAGATATTGATGTCTCTTTCCCCATCGGGTGTTTAACCTGTGTAACAGGGGTGTCCGGATCAGGAAAATCGACTCTGGTGCTGTCAACCCTTTATCAAGCCCTTGCAAGCACACTGAACAGATCCGAAAAACCTGTGGGAAAACATGCTGCCATTTCAGGCATGGAATATATCGACAGGGTGATCCACATTGACCAGTCCCCCATCGGCAAAACCCCGAGATCTAATCCAGGCACCTATACAGGGGTCCTCACCCATATTAGGGAATTGTTTGCACAGACACCTGAAGCAAAGGCCCGGGGATACAAAGCCGGGCGGTTCAGTTTTAATATCAAAGGCGGCAGATGTGAATCCTGTAAAGGGGACGGCATCGTCAAAATTGAAATGCATTTTCTACCTGATGTTTATGTGACCTGTGATGTGTGCAAAGGCATGCAGTTCAACAAAGAAACCCTTGAAATAAAATACAAAGGAAAAAACATCGCCCAGGTACTGGACATGACCGTGAATCAGGCCCTTGATTTTTTTGACAATATATCGTCTATCCGGCACACCCTTGTGACTCTTGTGGAAACAGGGTTGGGATATATCAAACTGGGCCAGGCCGCCACAACACTGTCGGGCGGAGAAGCCCAGCGCATAAAAATTGCCAGGGAACTGTCTAAGAAAAGTACGGGAAAAACCATTTATATTCTGGATGAACCCACCACAGGCCTGCATACCGATGATATCAAAAAGCTGTTGGCTGTATTGGACCAACTTGTGGATGCCGGCAACACCGTGGTGGTCATTGAACACCACCTTGATGTCATTAAATGCGCGGATTATGTCATTGATCTTGGCCCGGAAGGCGGAGACCAGGGCGGACAGATCATTGCCCAGGGCACCCCGGAACAGGTGGCCGGTTCATCGTTGTCCCATACGGGTTTTTACCTGAACCGGGTTTTAAAAAATCAGCATTCGTCACAATAA
- the hflX gene encoding GTPase HflX, with the protein MKRIVYGTLDGLSKAQIDRIENLYTIKSPPEYLLSRHAAVEIVAISRDIRRQIGILLDRNGKVICVIAGEPHRIVIPVTPDFQPGPGRLKGLRCIHTHLSHETLTRDDLTDLALLRLDYITAICLNTDGSPGPVYSAHILPDPEAEPYRVLPATTLDHLDIDCQTQILELESELSRHNRRYSPETGQENAFLINAATQGIGSARVSLDELEELCKTSRINVVGTAIQQRKKIDPKFVVGKGKLAELIIKAIQNYATMLVFDRELSPSQIRSITDFVEMKVIDRTQLILDIFAKQAKSSEGKYQVELAQLEYMLPRLITKNTAMSRLTGGIGGRGPGETKLEVNRRRARERINRLKKEIKKIRKQRTQQKARRKRRNLPVISIVGYTNAGKSTLLNTLTQSSIIAANRLFATLDPSSRRLRFPRDKEVIITDTVGFIQNLPKELLEAFNATLEELEQADVILHVIDISNPRYMQQKETVDQLLKSLNLHKIPTLYVFNKMDLADLENFDSPWLLNQGILVSARKKSSLTPLVEKLEAMV; encoded by the coding sequence ATGAAACGCATTGTATACGGAACTCTTGACGGGCTGAGCAAAGCCCAGATTGACCGAATTGAAAATCTTTACACCATCAAATCACCTCCGGAATATCTTTTGTCCCGGCACGCCGCCGTTGAGATCGTTGCCATCAGCCGGGATATCCGCCGTCAGATCGGCATTCTTCTGGATCGCAACGGAAAAGTCATCTGTGTTATCGCAGGAGAACCCCACCGGATTGTTATTCCGGTAACCCCTGATTTTCAGCCAGGCCCTGGCCGGCTTAAGGGTTTGCGCTGCATCCATACACATCTGTCCCACGAAACCTTGACACGGGATGATTTGACCGACCTTGCTCTTCTGCGCCTGGATTATATCACTGCAATCTGCCTGAATACTGATGGCTCTCCCGGTCCTGTATACTCTGCACACATTCTTCCCGATCCTGAAGCAGAGCCTTACAGAGTCCTTCCTGCCACAACCCTTGATCATCTCGATATTGACTGCCAGACACAGATTCTTGAACTGGAATCCGAACTTTCCAGGCACAATCGCCGCTACAGTCCGGAAACCGGCCAGGAGAATGCTTTTTTAATAAATGCGGCAACACAAGGGATCGGTTCAGCACGGGTCTCACTGGATGAGCTTGAGGAGTTATGCAAAACAAGCCGGATCAACGTGGTGGGCACGGCCATCCAACAAAGAAAGAAAATTGACCCCAAATTTGTGGTGGGTAAAGGCAAATTGGCAGAACTGATTATCAAGGCCATCCAGAACTATGCCACAATGCTTGTCTTTGACCGGGAACTGAGCCCTTCCCAGATACGATCTATCACCGATTTTGTAGAGATGAAGGTCATTGACCGCACCCAGCTCATACTGGATATTTTTGCAAAACAGGCCAAATCCAGTGAAGGTAAATACCAGGTGGAACTGGCCCAGCTTGAATACATGCTGCCCCGTCTGATCACTAAAAATACCGCCATGTCCAGGCTGACAGGCGGCATTGGCGGCAGAGGCCCAGGTGAAACCAAACTTGAGGTGAACCGCCGCCGTGCAAGGGAGCGCATCAATCGACTTAAAAAAGAGATCAAAAAAATTCGTAAGCAGCGGACCCAGCAGAAAGCCCGGCGAAAAAGAAGAAATCTGCCGGTCATATCCATTGTGGGGTATACCAACGCCGGCAAGTCAACACTGCTCAATACCCTGACCCAAAGCAGCATTATTGCGGCAAACCGGCTGTTTGCCACCCTGGACCCTTCTTCACGAAGGCTGAGGTTTCCCCGGGATAAGGAAGTTATCATCACCGACACCGTGGGTTTTATTCAAAATCTGCCCAAGGAACTTTTGGAAGCATTTAACGCAACGTTAGAAGAACTTGAGCAGGCAGATGTTATCCTCCATGTCATTGACATTTCAAATCCCAGGTATATGCAGCAAAAAGAGACCGTGGATCAGTTGCTTAAATCGTTAAATCTCCATAAAATCCCCACACTGTATGTATTTAATAAAATGGATCTGGCTGATTTAGAAAATTTTGATTCACCCTGGCTGTTAAACCAGGGCATTTTAGTTTCAGCACGAAAAAAATCAAGCCTGACGCCTTTGGTGGAAAAACTTGAAGCCATGGTATAA
- a CDS encoding 4'-phosphopantetheinyl transferase superfamily protein, whose amino-acid sequence MIKPFLPDSGQIHVFYTRADQISDPYLLKQYRHCLSPAEIQKADRYMKQSDRHLSLVSRALVRYLIAEATGQEPKSLRFSVNEHGKPFLAQMPDIHFNLSHSHGAAVCAVGRNDTVGVDVEDVGRHTDISIANRFFSPAEAELVSKVPETEKKKLFFDIWTLKEAYIKAIGKGLSIPLNSFSFNADEANIQITFNDSRQTDPMWQFFQWRPEPGKIVSVAGRCASPILFMPFGCVPFVGIRHR is encoded by the coding sequence ATGATAAAACCGTTCCTTCCGGATTCCGGCCAGATTCATGTATTCTACACCCGGGCAGACCAGATATCAGATCCCTATCTTTTGAAACAATACAGACACTGCCTTAGCCCTGCTGAAATCCAAAAGGCAGACCGGTACATGAAACAATCAGACCGTCATTTAAGCTTGGTATCCAGAGCACTGGTACGGTATTTGATCGCCGAAGCGACCGGACAGGAACCCAAATCTCTTCGTTTTTCGGTCAATGAACATGGCAAACCCTTTCTTGCGCAAATGCCGGATATTCATTTCAATCTATCCCATAGCCATGGCGCTGCGGTCTGTGCCGTGGGCCGGAATGATACCGTGGGCGTGGATGTGGAAGATGTGGGGCGGCACACAGACATTTCTATTGCCAACCGATTTTTTTCTCCTGCTGAGGCAGAACTTGTCTCAAAGGTACCAGAGACTGAAAAAAAAAAGTTATTTTTTGATATCTGGACCCTGAAAGAGGCCTATATCAAGGCGATTGGCAAGGGGTTATCCATACCTTTAAACAGTTTTTCCTTTAATGCGGATGAAGCAAACATTCAAATTACTTTCAATGATTCCCGCCAAACAGACCCCATGTGGCAGTTTTTCCAATGGCGGCCCGAGCCCGGTAAAATTGTTTCTGTTGCCGGCCGCTGCGCTTCTCCCATTCTTTTTATGCCTTTTGGGTGTGTTCCCTTTGTGGGGATACGCCATAGGTAG
- a CDS encoding methyltransferase domain-containing protein: protein MSKFEESRWADSEFSRNYRDEANVYLPFRREFIEITKSLYAYFIDAKSEASVLDLGCGDALFIQELIKTFSPKSITLVDGSNEMLEEAQRRLGKKANFNFIQASFQSLLSGELLNQNFDFVYSSLAIHHLSFEEKKQLYSYIYRLLSPGGSFVHYDVVVPPSKKIESWFLSLWRQWIKKHPDKEMSKKLLEIPEQYKRNTDNIPDTLGSQLQALKQIGFKEVDCYFKHGIFSLFGGFK from the coding sequence ATGTCAAAGTTTGAAGAATCACGATGGGCCGACAGCGAATTTTCCCGAAACTATAGAGATGAGGCAAATGTTTATCTACCTTTTCGACGCGAATTTATTGAAATTACAAAATCACTCTATGCCTATTTCATCGACGCAAAGAGTGAAGCCAGCGTATTAGACTTAGGCTGTGGAGACGCTTTGTTCATACAGGAATTAATAAAAACATTTTCCCCTAAAAGTATAACACTTGTAGACGGATCAAATGAAATGCTGGAAGAGGCCCAAAGACGTTTAGGGAAAAAGGCAAATTTCAATTTTATTCAGGCAAGTTTCCAAAGTTTACTTAGCGGCGAGCTATTGAACCAAAATTTCGATTTTGTTTATTCTTCACTGGCTATTCATCATCTATCCTTTGAGGAGAAGAAACAGTTATATTCATATATTTATAGGCTCTTATCTCCAGGTGGGAGCTTCGTACATTATGATGTTGTTGTTCCGCCCTCGAAAAAAATTGAAAGTTGGTTTTTATCACTCTGGCGTCAATGGATAAAAAAACATCCGGACAAAGAAATGAGTAAAAAATTACTTGAAATTCCTGAACAATATAAAAGAAATACAGACAACATTCCGGACACGCTTGGTTCGCAGCTACAAGCTTTAAAACAAATTGGATTTAAAGAGGTTGACTGCTATTTCAAACATGGAATTTTCAGCTTGTTTGGTGGTTTCAAATAG